TAGGTATGGGAGGAAGTCCATTGAATCCATTAGTTTCAATAATTATTCCGGTCTTTAATGGTGAAAAAACAATAGTAAGAGCTATAACTTCTTGTTTAGAACAAAGTTATAAGAATTTTGAAATTTTAATTATAGATAATTGTTCGAATGATAACACTTCTAAACTTGTTCAAGAGTTTTCTGATAAACAAGTAAATTACATTTATACGAAAGACAAAGGCAGAGCATTAGCAAGAAATATTGGATTAAATAAAGCAAAAGGTTCCTACATTCAATTTTTAGATGCAGATGATTCTTTAGAGAAAGATAAATTAAAAGTAAGCGTAAATTATTTAGAAAAAGATAGAACGAGTCAAGCATACTCTACAGGAATTGAGTATCGAAACACAGATAATCAACAATTGAAAGTTGTATATCCTAAAAGCCATTATGAAGATGAGTTACTAGCACATAATATTTTTCCAATTCATTCTTTAGTATTTCGAGCAACGGATGCATCAGTTTTTCCTGAAGAGTTAGATTATTGTGAAGATTGGCTTTTTTGGGTCCGTACATTGTTAGGTTCAAAAATATATTTTAATGATAATTATATCGGTGGTACGGTTTATATACATGGAGAAAATACGATGACACAATCAAATTTAATGAGAGAATATGAGCTCTATGTGCAACAAAGGCTAAAAGGTGAATATAAACCCTCAAATTTAAATTTGGCTCTTAAAAAAAATGAAATATCTTTGTTAATTATACATTATTTTAATAAAAAGAAATTGAGTTTAACGAAAAAGAGTGTTAGTAAAAATTCGAAATATACTTATTTAGTTGTTAAAGTAATATGCAATATACCATTTTTGAAAAAAAAGTTAGTAAAAAAAGTAAACAGTATACTAGCTAAAGATGTATATACTGGAGAGGAAATAAAATGAAAAAATCAGTCTATTTTATTGTTTTAAATTATAATAATGCCCCTGATACAATTGAGTGTATTAAGAGTATTGAAAATTTAAATTATCAGAATGTCCAAGTGGTATTGGTCGATAATCTATCTACAGATGACTCTGAAGAAATTTTAAAAAAAGAGTTGCCTAACTATACATTGATTCAAACTGGCAGCAATGCTGGTTATGCAGCAGGCAATAATAAAGGAATTAAATATGCAATTGAAGATGGAGCAGATTATGTTTGTATTCTAAATAATGACGTTATTGTTGACCCAAACTTTTTGACAGTACTAGTTGATTATTTAGAAAACAATAGTCAAGTTGGTGTTGTTGGACCACGAATATGTGAGTATGAAGACCCGGCTATTTTAGAATCTGCTGGTTCAACTGTTGATTTTAATAAAGGTAAAGTGACCAGATTATATTATGGTGAAAAAGAAGATAAGGTATTTGGAAAAGTAATCCCATGTGATTATGTTGGTGGTGCATGTATGCTTTTAGATGTTAAATTAATTAAAGAGGTTGGTTATATTCCAGAAAATTATTTTCTCTTTTATGAAGAAAATGAATGGTGTGTGACTATAAAAAAAGCAGGTTATGAAGTAGTTTGTGTTGCAGACGCTAAAGTAATACACAAAGGTTCAGCATCTATTAATAAAGTATCTGGTCTTTCTGAATATTTTATGTATCGAAATTTAGTTGTTTTTATGCAACGTAATGCAACGTTTAAGAATAAGATCATATTTTATCCGTATCTCTTTTTATTTTCTTTGAAAAGTGGTTTTTTTAAAGAAAACGGCTGGCGTTTCGCAAGTTATTTTTATGATGGATTAACCGGAAAAAACAAATATAAAAATAAATTATGAAATAAAAAGCGCAAAATTATGAGAATATAACTCTTAATAATGTGCTTTTTTTCTAGTTTTTAGCATGCACATAAGGTATGATAGTATTAAATGTAGTTACAAGTTAGGAGAACTAAGGGAATGAACAAAATATATCCGGATGATAGTTGGTCTTTACACACAGACTTATATCAAATAAATATGATGAAAACTTATTGGGAATTAGGAAAAGCTGATAAACATGCAGTTTTTGAATGTTATTTTAGAGTAAATCCATTTGAGAATGGCTATGCTATATTTGCTGGTTTAGAACGGATTGTGGGTTATTTAGAACGCTTAACTTTTAGTGAATCTGACATTGATTACTTAAGAGAAGCAGAAGAATACCCAGAAGCATTTTTGACTTATTTAGCCAATTTTAAATTTAAAGCAACTATTCGTTCAGTTGAAGAAGGCGAACTCGTATTTAGTAATGAACCATTAGTCCAAGTTGAGGGACCTTTAGCAGACTGTCAATTAATTGAAACGGCTTTATTAAATATTGTTAATTATCAAACTTTAATAGCGACGAAAGCTGCTCGAATTAAATCAGTTGTTGGAACAGATCCATTGTTGGAATTCGGTACAAGAAGAGCTCAAGAAATGGATGCAGCGATATGGGGAACACGAGCAGCTTATATTGGTGGATGTGATGCAACTAGTAATGTGCGAGCGGGGAAGATTTTTGGTATTCCAGCAAGCGGAACGCATGCACATTCTTTAGTTCAAACGTATCGCAATGATTATGATGCTTTTAAAGCTTATGCAACAACCCATAAAGATTGTGTATTTTTAGTGGATACGTACGATACATTAAAATCAGGTGTTCCAAATGCTATTCGAGTTGCCAAGGAATTTGGCAATAAAATCAATTTTTTAGGCGTTCGTTTAGATAGTGGGGATATGGCTTATATTTCGAAAAGAGTTCGTCAACAGTTAGATGCTGCGGGTTACGAAGATGTTAAAATATATGCATCAAATAATTTAGATGAAAAAACAATTTTAAATTTAAAAATGCAAGGTGCTAAAATTGATGTTTGGGGTGTAGGAACGAAACTAATTACTGCCTATGATCAACCAGCATTGGGAGCCGTTTATAAATTAGTTTCAATTGAAGATGAGAATGGAAAAATGGTTGATACAATCAAATTATCTGGCAATGCTGAAAAAGTTTCAACACCAGGTAAAAAACAAGTTTGGCGTATTACGGCAAATGAAGATGGGAAGTCAGAAGGCGATTATATTACCTTATGGGATGAAGAACCAGATAAGGCTGAAGAACTTTATATGTTCCATCCTGTCCATACGTATATTAATAAAACTGTTACTAACTTCAATGCTCGTCCTTTATTAAAAGATATTTTTATTAATGGGAAATTAGTTTATGCCTTACCAAATTTAGCTGAAGTAAAGAAATATGCGACGACTAATTTAGAGTCTCTTTGGGATGAGTATAAACGTAATTTAAATCCAGAACCTTACCCAGTTGATTTATCAAAAATTTGTTACGATCATAAAATGGCCAATATTGAATTGGCTAGGAAACAAGTAAAAGAACAAGAAGCATATTTTAATAAGTAAGATAAGGGGAAGCAAATTTTATTTGTTTCCCTTTTCAATTATCTAAGAGTAAACACAACTGGAATTCTGTGTTATAATTGATTTTGATGATAAAAAAGGAGCGAAGCCCATGTCAAGTTTACAAAAAAAAATCATTTCAGAAATGCACGTACAACCTGAATTAGATGTGGATAATGAAATTAGAAAAAGTATCGATTTTATAAAAAATTATATGTTGAAGCATCCGTTCTTAAAGTCTGTTGTATTAGGCATTAGTGGGGGACAAGATTCAACTTTAACTGGTAAATTAGCCCAATTAGCGATCACCGAGCTAAGAAATGAAACTAGCAATTCAGACTATCAATTTATTGCTGTACGTTTACCTTATGGCGAACAGGCTGACGAAGAAGATGCGATGGATGCTATAAACTTTATAGGTGCAGATAAGGTACTAAGAGTAAATATTAAACCTGCAACAGATGCAAATAGCCAGACGTTGGAAGAAATTGGTGTACCGATTAGTGATTTTGATAAAGGCAATATTAAAGCTCGTGAAAGAATGATTGCTCAATATGCTATTGCAGGAGCGTATCAAGGCACTGTTCTAGGAACGGATCATTCTGCAGAGTCAGTTACTGGATTTTATACAAAATATGGAGATGGCGGAACAGATATTAATCCAATCTTTAGATTAAACAAACGCCAAGGTAGAGCACTCTTGAAAGCTCTACAAGCTCCTACACATTTATATGAAAAAACGCCAACTGCAGATTTAGAAGATAATAAACCTGGTTTGGCAGATGAAGTGGCCTTAGGCGTAACGTATGATGATTTAGATGACTATCTAGAAGGAAAAGATGTACCAACAGAAGTAGCTGATAAGATTGAAGGATGGTACCTAAAAACGCAGCATAAACGTCATTTACCAATTACTATTTTTGATGATTTTTGGAAATAATGTTAAATTTTTCAGGTGAAGGAGTTTTATGAAAAAAATAATTGAGTTAGCGACTAAATATCGTGAAGTATTAATGTATTTAATTTTTGGTGTATTAACAACTATAATTAATATTTTTGTGTTTTATATCTTTAAAGATACCTTAACAATAGATTATCGAACGAGTAATGTAATTGCTTGGTTTCTTTCTGTTTTATTCGCTTTTCTGACGAATAAATATTTTGTTTTTGCTTCAAGTGGTAAAAATAAACAAGCTTTTTTTAAAGAAATGGGATTGTTTTTTTGGTATAGGTTGTTGTCATTAGTTATTGATATGATTATGATGATCGTTATGGTTTCAGGGTTAGGAATAGATGCACTAATAGCTAAATTAATCACACAAGTAGTTATCGTGGTTATAAATTATGTATTTAGCAAGTTGTTAATTTTTAATGATAAACAGGCATGAAAAGCTCTCTATATGAAAGAAGGTTTTAAGAAACTATGAAAACTGAATTAATTTCGATTGTTGTTCCTTGTTTCAATGAAGAAGAATCGATACCGTTGTTTTATGCAGCATTAGAAAAAGAACGTGAATTTTTAGTAAATGCAGATATTGAATATATATTTGTAAATGATGGGTCCAATGATAATACGTTAAATGTCTTAAGAAGTTTAGCCAAAGAGGATAAAGAGCGCGTTAAATTCATCTCATTTTCACGCAACTTTGGTAAAGAAGCCGGATTGTATGCAGGTTTACAACAAGCCACTGGGGATTATGTCGCAGTAATGGATGTTGATTTGCAAGATCCACCAGAAATGTTGCCGGAAATGCTACAAATTATTCGTGAAGAAGAATACGATTGCGTTGGTACGAGAAGAGTTAGTCGTGACGGTGAGCCTCCAATTCGTTCTTTCTTTGCACGTCAATTTTATCGTATTATTAACAATATTTCTGAAACAGAAATTGTCGATGGAGCGCGAGATTATCGTTTAATGACAAGACAGATGGTCAATGCTATTTTATCTATGGAAGAATATAATCGTTTTTCTAAGGGGATATTTAGTTGGGTAGGATTTGATACTAAGTATTTAGAATATAAAAATCAAGAGCGAGTTGCAGGTGAAACCTCATGGTCTTTTTGGAGTTTATTTAAATATTCTTTAGATGGCATAGTGGCTTTTTCTGAATTACCACTTGCTTTCGCTTCATTTGTTGGCTTCTTTTCTTTTCTGGCAGCCATGATTGCAATGGTTGTCATTGTTATTCGAACATTA
This Carnobacterium maltaromaticum DSM 20342 DNA region includes the following protein-coding sequences:
- a CDS encoding glycosyltransferase family 2 protein produces the protein MNPLVSIIIPVFNGEKTIVRAITSCLEQSYKNFEILIIDNCSNDNTSKLVQEFSDKQVNYIYTKDKGRALARNIGLNKAKGSYIQFLDADDSLEKDKLKVSVNYLEKDRTSQAYSTGIEYRNTDNQQLKVVYPKSHYEDELLAHNIFPIHSLVFRATDASVFPEELDYCEDWLFWVRTLLGSKIYFNDNYIGGTVYIHGENTMTQSNLMREYELYVQQRLKGEYKPSNLNLALKKNEISLLIIHYFNKKKLSLTKKSVSKNSKYTYLVVKVICNIPFLKKKLVKKVNSILAKDVYTGEEIK
- a CDS encoding glycosyltransferase family 2 protein, translated to MKKSVYFIVLNYNNAPDTIECIKSIENLNYQNVQVVLVDNLSTDDSEEILKKELPNYTLIQTGSNAGYAAGNNKGIKYAIEDGADYVCILNNDVIVDPNFLTVLVDYLENNSQVGVVGPRICEYEDPAILESAGSTVDFNKGKVTRLYYGEKEDKVFGKVIPCDYVGGACMLLDVKLIKEVGYIPENYFLFYEENEWCVTIKKAGYEVVCVADAKVIHKGSASINKVSGLSEYFMYRNLVVFMQRNATFKNKIIFYPYLFLFSLKSGFFKENGWRFASYFYDGLTGKNKYKNKL
- a CDS encoding nicotinate phosphoribosyltransferase; the protein is MNKIYPDDSWSLHTDLYQINMMKTYWELGKADKHAVFECYFRVNPFENGYAIFAGLERIVGYLERLTFSESDIDYLREAEEYPEAFLTYLANFKFKATIRSVEEGELVFSNEPLVQVEGPLADCQLIETALLNIVNYQTLIATKAARIKSVVGTDPLLEFGTRRAQEMDAAIWGTRAAYIGGCDATSNVRAGKIFGIPASGTHAHSLVQTYRNDYDAFKAYATTHKDCVFLVDTYDTLKSGVPNAIRVAKEFGNKINFLGVRLDSGDMAYISKRVRQQLDAAGYEDVKIYASNNLDEKTILNLKMQGAKIDVWGVGTKLITAYDQPALGAVYKLVSIEDENGKMVDTIKLSGNAEKVSTPGKKQVWRITANEDGKSEGDYITLWDEEPDKAEELYMFHPVHTYINKTVTNFNARPLLKDIFINGKLVYALPNLAEVKKYATTNLESLWDEYKRNLNPEPYPVDLSKICYDHKMANIELARKQVKEQEAYFNK
- the nadE gene encoding ammonia-dependent NAD(+) synthetase, with product MSSLQKKIISEMHVQPELDVDNEIRKSIDFIKNYMLKHPFLKSVVLGISGGQDSTLTGKLAQLAITELRNETSNSDYQFIAVRLPYGEQADEEDAMDAINFIGADKVLRVNIKPATDANSQTLEEIGVPISDFDKGNIKARERMIAQYAIAGAYQGTVLGTDHSAESVTGFYTKYGDGGTDINPIFRLNKRQGRALLKALQAPTHLYEKTPTADLEDNKPGLADEVALGVTYDDLDDYLEGKDVPTEVADKIEGWYLKTQHKRHLPITIFDDFWK
- a CDS encoding GtrA family protein, which gives rise to MKKIIELATKYREVLMYLIFGVLTTIINIFVFYIFKDTLTIDYRTSNVIAWFLSVLFAFLTNKYFVFASSGKNKQAFFKEMGLFFWYRLLSLVIDMIMMIVMVSGLGIDALIAKLITQVVIVVINYVFSKLLIFNDKQA
- a CDS encoding glycosyltransferase family 2 protein, whose product is MKTELISIVVPCFNEEESIPLFYAALEKEREFLVNADIEYIFVNDGSNDNTLNVLRSLAKEDKERVKFISFSRNFGKEAGLYAGLQQATGDYVAVMDVDLQDPPEMLPEMLQIIREEEYDCVGTRRVSRDGEPPIRSFFARQFYRIINNISETEIVDGARDYRLMTRQMVNAILSMEEYNRFSKGIFSWVGFDTKYLEYKNQERVAGETSWSFWSLFKYSLDGIVAFSELPLAFASFVGFFSFLAAMIAMVVIVIRTLLLNDPTSGWPSLVCFILAIGGLQLFCLGILGKYLGKTYLETKKRPIYIVKETEKDKK